In one Podarcis muralis chromosome 7, rPodMur119.hap1.1, whole genome shotgun sequence genomic region, the following are encoded:
- the ZBTB17 gene encoding zinc finger and BTB domain-containing protein 17 isoform X2 produces the protein MDFPQHSKQVLEQLNQQRQLGLLCDCTFVVDGIDFKAHKAVLAACSEYFRMLFVDQKDVVHLDISNAAGLEQVLEFMYTSKLNLSLENVEDVLAVAGFLQMQEIISACNSLRTLSAPAEAAVESPGDPPTAAVEDDVSSPVAETSQTEDSSPGESSAAPKLALSRAAEDAEPSDLKLPSEMEVELEGKGEGTVPPEAEVPSQAHDAQLANGNSQDEEESGGTDSGGENAGEARLLRSGTYSDRTESKTYGSVTHKCEDCGKEFTHTGNFKRHIRIHTGEKPFTCRECSKAFSDPAACKAHEKTHSPLKPYSCEECGKSYRLISLLNLHKKRHTGEAKYRCEDCGKLFTTSGNLKRHQLVHSGEKPYRCDYCGRSFSDPTSKMRHLETHDTHKEHKCPHCEKKFNQVGNLKAHLKIHIADGPLKCRECGKQFTTSGNLKRHLRIHSGEKPYICVHCQRQFADPGALQRHVRIHTGEKPCQCLICGKAFTQASSLIAHVRQHTGEKPYVCERCGKRFVQSSQLANHIRHHDNIRPHKCSVCNKAFVNVGDLSKHIIIHTGEKPFLCDKCGRGFNRVDNLRSHVKTVHQGKAGMKVLEHGEGDEFNIVTVASDEMVTLATEALAATAVTQLTVVPVAAPVTADETEALKAEITKAVKQVQEADPNTQILYACDSCGEKFLDANSLAQHVRIHTAQALVMFQADTDFYQQYGAPTAAWQPEQVIPSGELLFRTRDGNEVQPTSLPTEAPQTAE, from the exons ATGGATTTCCCTCAGCACAGCAAgcaggtgctggagcagctgaACCAGCAGCGGCAACTGGGCCTGCTGTGCGATTGCACCTTTGTGGTGGATGGCATCGACTTCAAGGCCCACAAGGCAGTGCTGGCGGCCTGCAGCGAATACTTCAGGATGCTCTTCGTGGACCAGAAGGATGTGGTGCACCTGGACATCAGCAACGCGGCAG GTCTCGAGCAGGTGCTGGAGTTCATGTACACATCCAAGCTGAACCTGAGCTTGGAGAACGTGGAGGACGTCTTGGCTGTGGCCGGCTTCCTTCAGATGCAGGAGATCATCAGCGCTTGCAACTCCCTGAGGACTCTGTCGGCACCGGCAGAAGCTGCAGTGGAGAGCCCGGGAGACCCCCCGACAGCTG ctgtggaagACGACGTCTCCTCCCCAGTGGCCGAGACCTCGCAGACGGAAGACTCCtcccctggggaaagcagcgctgcTCCAAAACTCGCCCTTTCGAGGGCTGCAGAGGATG CTGAGCCCTCTGACCTGAAGCTGCCCTCTGAGATGGAGGTGGAGCTGGAAGGCAAGGGCGAGGGGACAGTGCCGCCGGAGGCCGAGGTACCTTCCCAGGCCCATGATGCCCAGCTGGCCAACGGCAACTCCCAGGATGAGGAAGAGTCGGGGGGCACGGACTCCGGGGGAGAGAACGCAGGGGAGGCCCGGCTTCTGCGCTCAGGGACCTACAGCGACAGGACCGAGTCCAAGACCTACGGGTCGGTCACCCACAAGTGCGAG gactgcGGGAAGGAGTTCACCCACACGGGCAACTTCAAGCGGCACATCCGcatccacaccggggagaagccctTCACCTGCCGCGAGTGCAGCAAGGCCTTCTCTGACCCGGCAGCCTGCAAGGCGCACGAGAAGACACACAG ccccctgaaGCCATACAGCTGTGAGGAGTGTGGCAAGAGCTACCGCCTCATCAGCCTGTTGAACCTGCACAAGAAGCGCCACACCGGGGAGGCCAAGTACCGCTGCGAGGACTGCGGCAAGCTCTTCACCACCTCgggcaacctgaagcgccaccaGCTGGTCCACAGCGGGGAGAAGCCCTACCGGTGTGACTACTGCGGCCGCTCCTTCTCCGACCCCACCTCCAAGATGCGCCACTTGGAGACCCACGACACCCACAAGGAGCACAAGTGCCCTCATTGCGAGAAGAAGTTCAACCAG gtggggaacctcaaggcCCACTTGAAGATCCACATTGCCGATGGACCCCTCAAGTGCCGGGAGTGCGGAAAGCAGTTCACTACGTCAG GCAACCTCAAGCGACACCTGCGCATCCACAGTGGGGAGAAACCGTACATCTGTGTGCACTGCCAGCGGCAGTTTGCCGACCCGGGGGCTCTGCAGCGCCACGTCCGCATCCACACGG gTGAAAAGCCCTGCCAGTGCCTGATCTGTGGCAAGGCCTTCACTCAAGCCAGCTCCCTCATTGCCCATGTGCGCCagcacaccggggagaagccttACGTCTGCGAGCGCTGCGGCAAGAG GTTCGTCCAGTCCAGCCAATTGGCCAACCACATCCGCCACCACGACAACATCCGCCCCCACAAGTGCAGCGTCTGCAACAAGGCCTTCGTGAACGTGGGTGACCTCTCCAAGCACATCATCATCCACACAG GCGAGAAGCCCTTCCTCTGCGACAAGTGCGGCCGCGGCTTCAACCGTGTGGACAACCTCCGCTCTCACGTCAAGACGGTCCATCAGGGCAAGGCCGGGATGAAGGTTCTGGAGCACGGGGAGGGCGACGAGTTCAACATCGTGACCGTGGCTTCCGACGAGATGGTGACTCTGGCCACGGAAGCCCTGGCGGCCACGGCAGTCACACAGCTGACAG TGGTCCCCGTGGCAGCGCCCGTCACAGCCGACGAGACGGAAGCCTTGAAGGCTGAAATAACAAAGGCTGTGAAGCAAGTGCAGGAAGCAG ATCCAAACACCCAAATCCTGTACGCTTGCGACTCCTGCGGGGAGAAGTTCCTGGATGCCAACAGCCTGGCCCAGCACGTCCGCATCCACACAGCCCAAGCCCTGGTGATGTTCCAGGCGGACACAGACTTTTACCAGCAGTACGGTGCTCCCACTGCTGCCTGGCAGCCTGAACAGGTCATTCCCTCAGGGGAGCTGCTCTTCCGCACAAGGGATGGCAACGAGGTCCAGCCCACTTCTCTGCCCACAGAGGCCCCACAGACTGCAGAGTGA
- the ZBTB17 gene encoding zinc finger and BTB domain-containing protein 17 isoform X1 — MDFPQHSKQVLEQLNQQRQLGLLCDCTFVVDGIDFKAHKAVLAACSEYFRMLFVDQKDVVHLDISNAAGLEQVLEFMYTSKLNLSLENVEDVLAVAGFLQMQEIISACNSLRTLSAPAEAAVESPGDPPTAGQEKTAGGGKEETETPRDLEETPQPPPSSIQKEAAMDPTQEQEEEEEAECAAGKGSAVEDDVSSPVAETSQTEDSSPGESSAAPKLALSRAAEDAEPSDLKLPSEMEVELEGKGEGTVPPEAEVPSQAHDAQLANGNSQDEEESGGTDSGGENAGEARLLRSGTYSDRTESKTYGSVTHKCEDCGKEFTHTGNFKRHIRIHTGEKPFTCRECSKAFSDPAACKAHEKTHSPLKPYSCEECGKSYRLISLLNLHKKRHTGEAKYRCEDCGKLFTTSGNLKRHQLVHSGEKPYRCDYCGRSFSDPTSKMRHLETHDTHKEHKCPHCEKKFNQVGNLKAHLKIHIADGPLKCRECGKQFTTSGNLKRHLRIHSGEKPYICVHCQRQFADPGALQRHVRIHTGEKPCQCLICGKAFTQASSLIAHVRQHTGEKPYVCERCGKRFVQSSQLANHIRHHDNIRPHKCSVCNKAFVNVGDLSKHIIIHTGEKPFLCDKCGRGFNRVDNLRSHVKTVHQGKAGMKVLEHGEGDEFNIVTVASDEMVTLATEALAATAVTQLTVVPVAAPVTADETEALKAEITKAVKQVQEADPNTQILYACDSCGEKFLDANSLAQHVRIHTAQALVMFQADTDFYQQYGAPTAAWQPEQVIPSGELLFRTRDGNEVQPTSLPTEAPQTAE, encoded by the exons ATGGATTTCCCTCAGCACAGCAAgcaggtgctggagcagctgaACCAGCAGCGGCAACTGGGCCTGCTGTGCGATTGCACCTTTGTGGTGGATGGCATCGACTTCAAGGCCCACAAGGCAGTGCTGGCGGCCTGCAGCGAATACTTCAGGATGCTCTTCGTGGACCAGAAGGATGTGGTGCACCTGGACATCAGCAACGCGGCAG GTCTCGAGCAGGTGCTGGAGTTCATGTACACATCCAAGCTGAACCTGAGCTTGGAGAACGTGGAGGACGTCTTGGCTGTGGCCGGCTTCCTTCAGATGCAGGAGATCATCAGCGCTTGCAACTCCCTGAGGACTCTGTCGGCACCGGCAGAAGCTGCAGTGGAGAGCCCGGGAGACCCCCCGACAGCTG GGCAGGAGAAAACGGCTGGTGGGggtaaagaggagacagagaccCCCCGGGATCTGGAGGAGACCCCACAGCCCCCACCTAGCAGCATCCAGAAGGAGGCGGCCATGGATCCCACACAggaacaagaggaggaggaggaggctgaatgTGCAGCTGGCAAGGGCTCAG ctgtggaagACGACGTCTCCTCCCCAGTGGCCGAGACCTCGCAGACGGAAGACTCCtcccctggggaaagcagcgctgcTCCAAAACTCGCCCTTTCGAGGGCTGCAGAGGATG CTGAGCCCTCTGACCTGAAGCTGCCCTCTGAGATGGAGGTGGAGCTGGAAGGCAAGGGCGAGGGGACAGTGCCGCCGGAGGCCGAGGTACCTTCCCAGGCCCATGATGCCCAGCTGGCCAACGGCAACTCCCAGGATGAGGAAGAGTCGGGGGGCACGGACTCCGGGGGAGAGAACGCAGGGGAGGCCCGGCTTCTGCGCTCAGGGACCTACAGCGACAGGACCGAGTCCAAGACCTACGGGTCGGTCACCCACAAGTGCGAG gactgcGGGAAGGAGTTCACCCACACGGGCAACTTCAAGCGGCACATCCGcatccacaccggggagaagccctTCACCTGCCGCGAGTGCAGCAAGGCCTTCTCTGACCCGGCAGCCTGCAAGGCGCACGAGAAGACACACAG ccccctgaaGCCATACAGCTGTGAGGAGTGTGGCAAGAGCTACCGCCTCATCAGCCTGTTGAACCTGCACAAGAAGCGCCACACCGGGGAGGCCAAGTACCGCTGCGAGGACTGCGGCAAGCTCTTCACCACCTCgggcaacctgaagcgccaccaGCTGGTCCACAGCGGGGAGAAGCCCTACCGGTGTGACTACTGCGGCCGCTCCTTCTCCGACCCCACCTCCAAGATGCGCCACTTGGAGACCCACGACACCCACAAGGAGCACAAGTGCCCTCATTGCGAGAAGAAGTTCAACCAG gtggggaacctcaaggcCCACTTGAAGATCCACATTGCCGATGGACCCCTCAAGTGCCGGGAGTGCGGAAAGCAGTTCACTACGTCAG GCAACCTCAAGCGACACCTGCGCATCCACAGTGGGGAGAAACCGTACATCTGTGTGCACTGCCAGCGGCAGTTTGCCGACCCGGGGGCTCTGCAGCGCCACGTCCGCATCCACACGG gTGAAAAGCCCTGCCAGTGCCTGATCTGTGGCAAGGCCTTCACTCAAGCCAGCTCCCTCATTGCCCATGTGCGCCagcacaccggggagaagccttACGTCTGCGAGCGCTGCGGCAAGAG GTTCGTCCAGTCCAGCCAATTGGCCAACCACATCCGCCACCACGACAACATCCGCCCCCACAAGTGCAGCGTCTGCAACAAGGCCTTCGTGAACGTGGGTGACCTCTCCAAGCACATCATCATCCACACAG GCGAGAAGCCCTTCCTCTGCGACAAGTGCGGCCGCGGCTTCAACCGTGTGGACAACCTCCGCTCTCACGTCAAGACGGTCCATCAGGGCAAGGCCGGGATGAAGGTTCTGGAGCACGGGGAGGGCGACGAGTTCAACATCGTGACCGTGGCTTCCGACGAGATGGTGACTCTGGCCACGGAAGCCCTGGCGGCCACGGCAGTCACACAGCTGACAG TGGTCCCCGTGGCAGCGCCCGTCACAGCCGACGAGACGGAAGCCTTGAAGGCTGAAATAACAAAGGCTGTGAAGCAAGTGCAGGAAGCAG ATCCAAACACCCAAATCCTGTACGCTTGCGACTCCTGCGGGGAGAAGTTCCTGGATGCCAACAGCCTGGCCCAGCACGTCCGCATCCACACAGCCCAAGCCCTGGTGATGTTCCAGGCGGACACAGACTTTTACCAGCAGTACGGTGCTCCCACTGCTGCCTGGCAGCCTGAACAGGTCATTCCCTCAGGGGAGCTGCTCTTCCGCACAAGGGATGGCAACGAGGTCCAGCCCACTTCTCTGCCCACAGAGGCCCCACAGACTGCAGAGTGA